The Gammaproteobacteria bacterium DNA window TAAGAGCAGACTCGATAGAAGGCTTACCATAACGCATGGCAAAATCTACCTCTATATGTTCAAGATTGTGAGCAGTAAATTTTTCCTTTAACGCAACTAATTGAGACTTAGTATGGACCATCAAAGGGGAGCCTTGTTCTGTCCAAATCTTTGCATAAGTCGCAGCACTTTTACGCGGCCTTATTCTAAGTATCACCAGATTCAATACTAGCCACCACAATGGCCGTGGAAATTCTACGACTCGCGGATCCCATAAAAATTCTGCAAGATATTTACGCAATGCAGTAGGTGTAGCAGCTTCAGGTGTGCCTAAATTGGTAATTAAAAAACCCAGCTTTTCTGGACTGGTATGGTTATATTCAGATTTCCCTAGATACTTCATGATTTTTTATGACTTTGTATGCTTATTCCAACAAGCATACAACGACTAGCGCTTTTACGAAAATTTTCTCAATCTTTCGTGTAGAGGACTTGTACGAGGAAAATGAGCCAAAAGAAATTTCATCTGATCAGCCATCACTTTACGCCCCTGCAGATAAATATATTCAGCATGGGTAGGCACAAAAGGAACCGCTAATAATTCCATATTGGCTTGTTCAGGCGTGTAGTTTGCTTTCTGATTATTGCAGCGCTTACATGCAGTAACAACATTATTCCAAATATCTTCACCGCCTTGGCTAATAGGCGTCACATGGTCTCGAGATAAATCCCGACGTCCAAAACGCTCTCCACAATACATACACAGATGTGCATCGCGTTTAAAAAGAGTTTGGTTATTCAGAGGGGGAATATAACTATCGTGCAGAGACTTATTACTACCATATGTTGCAATAATCGAATTTACTTCGATGTAACTATGCATCCCAGTCTTTGCATTAACGCCACCATGAACAGTATAGAGCACCTCTCCACATGAATAGGCGACTTGTTCGGAATAATACAATTTCGTGGCATCCTGGTAATTAATCCATTCCAAGGGCATGCCGGATACATCAGTCCGTAATACTTGTTGCCAAAAAGATTGCAAAGCCTTTACTCCAAACTAGCAAGTCGAGTGCTACTCTAATGATAGTGAACCCATCTGGCAAGCTTTATACACTGATAATGATTATGAAATTTTTATTAAATCAAGCTAAACACACAAATAATTAATGTGAATTTTTAGACTTCTGCTTCCAGCGCTTGCGAATCTCTGCCTGCTCTTCTGGAGACAATTGTTTGTACCATTGATATTTTTGTTTTATTTTAGCGCGTTCTTCAGGTGGCAAAGATTGAAATTTTTTGCGCCGCTCTTGAACTACAGCTTTCTCCTTGGGAGACATATTAGCCCACCGCTTCAATC harbors:
- a CDS encoding HNH endonuclease, producing MPLEWINYQDATKLYYSEQVAYSCGEVLYTVHGGVNAKTGMHSYIEVNSIIATYGSNKSLHDSYIPPLNNQTLFKRDAHLCMYCGERFGRRDLSRDHVTPISQGGEDIWNNVVTACKRCNNQKANYTPEQANMELLAVPFVPTHAEYIYLQGRKVMADQMKFLLAHFPRTSPLHERLRKFS